In Choloepus didactylus isolate mChoDid1 chromosome 6, mChoDid1.pri, whole genome shotgun sequence, one DNA window encodes the following:
- the CABP4 gene encoding calcium-binding protein 4, whose translation MATGPARGQHCPAPSSQKPPMEGVSPKGAAEGPALTRRRSKREPGLRGSRNGTGSSGRPTPVQGAGDPGSSKDPPGGGKGPGELPPVTPRPASRRHSRRHHPAPQHDEAQRTYWPLLNRLFGKDRELGPEELDELQAAFEEFDTDRDGCIGYRELGACMRTLGYMPTEMELLEISQHVKMRMGGRVDFEEFVGLMSPKLREETAHMLGVRELRVAFREFDRDRDGRITVAELRQAAPALLGEPLDGPELEEMLREVDLDGDGTVDFDEFVMMLSTR comes from the exons ATGGCCACGGGGCCGGCAAGGGGGCAGCActgcccagcccccagctcccagAAGCCCCCCATGGAAGGGGTGTCCCCCAAGGGGGCTGCTGAGGGGCCAGCCTTGACCAGGAGGAGGAGCAAGAGGGAGCCAGGTCTCCGAGGGTCCCGGAATGGCACTGGCAGCTCCGGGAGGCCAACCCCTGTCCAGGGAGCTGGGGACCCGGGAAGCAGCAAGGACCCCCCTGGGGGCGGGAAAGGGCCAGGGGAGCTGCCCCCCGTGACCCCCAGGCCAGCCTCTCGTCGCCACTCCCGCCGGCATCATCCTGCCCCCCAGCATGATGAGGCCCAGAGGACATACTGGCCCCTGCTCAACCGCCTCTTTGGGAAG GACCGCGAGCTGGGCCCCGAGGAGCTGGATG AGCTGCAGGCCGCTTTCGAGGAATTCGACACGGACCGGGACGGCTGCATCGGCTACCGGGAGCTGGGCGCCTGCATGCGGACGCTGGGCTACATGCCCACTGAGATGGAGCTCCTCGAGATCTCCCAGCACGTCAAGATGCGCA TGGGCGGCCGCGTGGACTTCGAGGAATTTGTGGGCCTGATGAGCCCAAAGCTGCGGGAGGAGACGGCGCACATGCTGGGGGTGCGGGAGCTGCGCGTCGCCTTCCGGGAG TTTGACAGGGACAGGGACGGACGAATCACGGTGGCAGAGCTGCGGCAGGCGGCGCCGGCCCTGCTGGGGGAGCCGCTGGATGGCCCTGAGCTGGAGGAGATGCTCCGTGAGGTGGACCTCGATGGGGACGGCACCGTGGACTTTGACG AGTTTGTGATGATGCTCTCCACCCGCTGA
- the GPR152 gene encoding probable G-protein coupled receptor 152 encodes MEASLGAAGHRPRTELDDEDYYPQGGWDMVFLVALLLLGLPANGLMAWLAGSQARHGAGTRLALLLLSLALSDFLFLVAAAFQILEIQHGGHWPLGTAACRLYYFLWGVSYSSGLFLLAALSLDRCLLALCPRGYLGRRPARLPLWVCAGVWVLATLFSVPWLVFPEAAVWWDDLVICLDFWDSEELPLRMLEILGGFLPFFLLLVCHALTQAAACRTCRHQPFRPTARRGFARVAKTILSAYVVLRLPYQLAQLLYLAFLWDIYPGYLLWEALVYSDYLILLNSCLSPFLCLLASADLRALLHSVLSSFAAAVCEEQPRSITPAEPQTQVDSVGQTLPRLTSVAQPPVNPTAQPQSDSVAQQQSDSMAQPPVNPTAQPQLDSVAQPPVNPTAQPQLDSMAQPQSDSVAQPPVNPMAQPQSDSVAQPPMNPTALPQSNSETQNPGPSASSAPSPSDEPSAAPSTDPTPGAPENTATPASSEGESPSSAPPEEAPSAGPT; translated from the coding sequence ATGGAAGCCAGCCTGGGCGCCGCTGGCCACAGGCCCCGCACAGAGCTCGACGATGAGGACTACTACCCCCAGGGTGGCTGGGACATGGTCTTTCTGGTGGCCCTGCTGCTCCTGGGGCTGCCAGCCAATGGGCTGATGGCGTGGCTGGCCGGGTCCCAGGCCCGGCACGGAGCGGGCACACGCCTTGCCCTGCTCCTGCTCAGCTTGGCCCTCTCCGACTTTTTGTTCCTGGTGGCGGCAGCCTTCCAGATCTTGGAGATCCAGCATGGAGGACACTGGCCACTGGGGACGGCCGCCTGCCGCTTGTACTACTTCCTGTGGGGTGTGTCCTACTCCTCCGGCCTCTTCCTGCTGGCGGCCCTCAGCCTGGACCGCTGCCTGCTGGCACTGTGCCCCCGCGGGTACCTGGGGCGCCGCCCCGCCCGCCTGCCCCTCTGGGTCTGCGCCGGGGTCTGGGTACTGGCCACACTCTTCAGCGTGCCCTGGCTGGTTTTCCCCGAGGCCGCCGTCTGGTGGGACGACTTGGTCATCTGCCTGGACTTCTGGGACAGCGAGGAGCTGCCGCTGCGGATGCTCGAAATCCTGGGGGGCTTCCTGCCGTTCTTCCTGCTACTCGTCTGCCACGCGCTCACCCAGGCCGCCGCCTGCCGCACCTGCCGCCACCAGCCGTTCAGGCCCACGGCCCGCCGTGGCTTCGCCCGCGTGGCCAAGACCATCCTGTCGGCCTACGTGGTCCTGCGGCTGCCCTACCAGCTGGCGCAGCTGCTGTACCTGGCCTTCCTGTGGGATATCTACCCCGGCTACCTGCTGTGGGAGGCCCTGGTCTACTCCGACTACCTGATCCTGCTCAACAGCTGCCTCAGCCCCTTCCTCTGCCTCCTGGCCAGTGCCGACCTCCGGGCCCTGCTGCACTCGGTGCTGTCCTCCTTCGCTGCTGCTGTCTGCGAGGAACAGCCCAGAAGCATCACGCCCGCCGAGCCGCAGACCCAAGTGGATTCTGTGGGCCAGACTCTGCCAAGGTTAACATCTGTGGCCCAGCCACCGGTGAACCCCACAGCCCAGCCACAGTCAGATTCCGTGGCCCAACAACAGTCAGATTCCATGGCCCAGCCACCGGTGAACCCCACGGCCCAGCCACAGTTGGATTCCGTGGCCCAGCCACCGGTGAACCCCACGGCCCAGCCACAGTTGGATTCCATGGCCCAACCACAGTCAGATTCCGTGGCCCAGCCACCGGTAAACCCCATGGCCCAACCACAGTCGGATTCCGTGGCCCAACCACCAATGAACCCCACGGCCCTGCCACAGTCAAATTCTGAGACCCAGAACCCTGGACCCAGTGCCagctcagcccccagcccctctgaTGAGCCCTCTGCTGCCCCATCCACAGATCCCACCCCAGGGGCCCCTGAGAACACAGCCACGCCTGCTTCCTCTGAGGGAGAAAGCCCCAGCAGTGCCCCTCCAGAGGAGGCCCCCAGTGCAGGCCCCACATGA
- the CORO1B gene encoding coronin-1B gives MSFRKVVRQSKFRHVFGQPVKNDQCYEDIRVSRVTWDSTFCAVNPKFLAVIVEASGGGAFLVLPLSKTGRVDKAYPTVCGHTGPVLDIDWCPHNDRVIASGSEDCTVMVWQIPEHGLTSPLMEPVVALEGHTKRVGIVTWHPTARNVLLSAGCDNVVLIWNVGTAEELYRLDTLHPDLIYNVCWNRNGSLFCSACKDKTVRVVDPRRGTLVAEREKAHEGARPMRAIFLADGKVFTTGFSRMSERQLALWDPENFEEPMALQELDSSNGALLPFYDPDTSIVYVCGKGDSSIRYFEITDEAPYIHFLNTFTSKEPQRGMGSMPKRGLEVSKCEIARFYKLHERKCEPIVMTVPRKSDLFQDDLYPDTAGPEAALEAEEWVSGREAEPLLISLREAYVPSKQRDLKVSRRNVLSDSRPAAVPGTASLGAATATAPAAPAPHSGRLARAGEAGKLEEVMQELWALKALVQEQGLRISRLEEQLGRLQNGDA, from the exons ATGTCCTTCCGCAAAGTGGTTCGGCAGAGCAAATTCCGGCACGTGTTCGGACAGCCGGTCAAGAATGATCAGTGCTATGAGGACATCCGCGTGTCCCGGGTCACCTGGGACAGCACCTTCTGTGCCGTCAACCCCAAGTTCCTGGCGGTGATTGTGGAGGCCAGCGGCGGAGGCGCCTTCCTGGTGCTGCCCCTGAGCAAG ACGGGCCGCGTCGACAAGGCCTACCCGACGGTGTGTGGGCACACGGGCCCAGTCCTGGACATCGACTGGTGCCCCCACAACGACAGGGTCATCGCCAGCGGCTCCGAGGACTGCACGGTCATG GTGTGGCAGATCCCGGAGCACGGGCTGACTTCGCCACTGATGGAGCCGGTGGTGGCACTGGAGGGGCACACCAAGCGAGTGGGCATCGTCACCTGGCACCCGACGGCCCGCAACGTGCTGCTCAGTGCAG GCTGTGACAACGTGGTGCTCATCTGGAACGTGGGCACGGCGGAGGAGCTGTACCGCCTGGACACTCTGCACCCCGACCTCATCTACAACGTCTGCTGGAACCGCAATGGCAGCCTCTTCTGCTCCGCCTGCAAAGACAAGACTGTGCGCGTCGTCGACCCCCGCCGCGGCACCCTGGTGGCG GAGCGGGAAAAGGCTCACGAAGGGGCCCGGCCCATGCGCGCCATCTTCCTGGCGGACGGCAAGGTGTTCACCACCGGCTTCAGCCGCATGAGCGAGCGGCAGCTGGCGCTGTGGGACCCG GAGAACTTCGAGGAGCCCATGGCTCTGCAGGAGCTGGACTCCAGCAACGGGGCCCTGCTGCCCTTCTACGACCCTGACACCAGCATAGTCTACGTCTGCGGCAAG GGCGACTCCAGCATCCGGTACTTCGAGATCACAGATGAGGCCCCCTACATCCACTTCCTGAACACCTTCACCAGCAAAGAGCCCCAGAGGGGCATGGGCAGCATGCCCAAGCGGGGCCTGGAGGTCAGCAAGTGCGAGATCGCCCG GTTCTACAAACTGCATGAGCgcaagtgtgaacccattgtcatGACTGTGCCAAGAAAG TCGGACCTCTTCCAGGATGACTTGTACCCCGACACGGCCGGGCCCGAGGCGGCCCTGGAGGCGGAGGAGTGGGTGAGCGGCCGGGAGGCTGAGCCCCTCCTCATCTCCCTGCGGGAGGCCTACGTGCCCAGCAAGCAGCGGGACCTGAAGGTCAGCCGGCGCAACGTGCTCTCCGACAGCCGGCCCGCCGCGGTGCCCGGCACTGCCAGCCTGGGGGCCGCCACGGCCACTGCCCCCGCTGCTCCTGCCCCCCACAGTGGCAGACTTGCCAGAGCTGGG GAGGCCGGGAAGCTGGAGGAGGTGATGCAGGAGCTGTGGGCGCTGAAGGCGCTGGTCCAGGAGCAGGGGCTGCGCATCAGCCGCCTGGAGGAGCAGCTCGGGCGCCTGCAGAACGGGGACGCGTAG
- the LOC119535776 gene encoding protein tyrosine phosphatase receptor type C-associated protein: MALPCALGLGLLLALPGALGSGGTEASGGSGSSVVVLLSLFLLLLVIGLALAWYRLIRDSGGHYHPVRLGAALWGRARRLLWASPPGRWLRGRAKLGSEDNDPERQEDDAENDIDDIVAGGPEEAEPREEQWRAEGPGPESAGETRDGDGSLGLSIRGPAGAGGSAEALLSDLHAFAGSAAWDDSARATGGQGLHVTAL, translated from the exons ATG GCTCTACCCTGCGCCCTGGGGCTCGGGCTGCTGCTGGCCCTGCCGGGGGCCCTGGGCTCGGGCGGCACGGAGGCCAGTGGGGGCTCCGGCTCCTCTGTCGTCGTCCTGCTGTCACTGTTCCTCCTGCTGCTGGTCATCGGCCTGGCCCTGGCCTGGTACCGCCTCATCCGCGACTCTGGAGGCCACTACCACCCGGTGCGCCTGGGGGCCGCGCTGTGGGGCCGCGCACGCCGCCTGCTGTGGGCCAGCCCCCCGGGCCGCTGGCTTCGGGGAAGGGCTAAGCTGGGGTCTGAGGACAACGATCCGGAGCGGCAGGAGGACGACGCAGAAAACGACATTGACGACATTGTGGCCGGTGGCCCGGAGGAGGCTGAACCCCGGGAGGAGCAGTGGCGTGCAGAGGGGCCCGGCCCAGAGAGTGCCGGGGAGACCCGCGATGGCGACGGCAGCCTGGGCCTCAGCATCCGGGGGCCAGCGGGCGCAGGGGGCAGTGCCGAGGCCCTGCTCAGTGACCTGCATGCCTTTGCGGGCAGTGCGGCCTGGGACGACAGCGCCAGGGCCACAGGGGGCCAGGGCCTCCACGTCACCGCACTGTAG
- the RPS6KB2 gene encoding ribosomal protein S6 kinase beta-2 isoform X2 codes for MTYGLGPQPVSARPGTGPGARGAGASMAAVFDLDLETEEGSDGEGEPELSPADVCPIAELRAAGLEPVGHYEEVELTETSVNPGPERIGPHCFELLRVLGKGGYGKVFQVRKVQGTNLGKIYAMKVLKKAKIVRNAKDTAHTRAERNILESVKHPFIVELAYAFQTGGKLYLILECLSGGELFTHLEREGIFLEDTACFYLAEITLALGHLHSQGIIYRDLKPENIMLSSQGHIKLTDFGLCKESIHEGAITHTFCGTIEAPEILARSGHNRAVDWWSLGTLMYDMLTGSPPFTAENRKKTMDKIIKGKLVLPPYLTLDARDLIKKFLKRNPSQRMGGGPGDAADVQRHPFFRHINWDDLLARRVDPPYRPCLQSEEDVSQFDTRFTRQTPVDSPDDTALSESANQAFLGFTYVAPSVLDSIKEGFSFQPKLRSPRRLNSSPRTPISPLKFSPFEGFRPSPGPLEPGEPPLPPLLPPLPPPSTSAPLPIRPPSGAKKSKRSRGRPGR; via the exons ATGACGTACGGGCTGGGGCCCCAGCCTGTCAGTGCGCGGCCAGGTACGGGCCCCGGGGCCCGCGGGGCCGGCGCCTCTATGGCGGCTGTGTTCGACCTGGACCTGGAGACCGAGGAAGGCAGCGACGGCGAGGGCGAACCAGAGCTCAGCCCGGCT GACGTGTGCCCCATTGCCGAGTTGCGGGCTGCTGGCCTGGA ACCCGTGGGACACTATGAAGAGGTGGAGCTGACGGAGACCAGCGTGAACCCCGGCCCTGAGCGCATCGGGCCCCACTGTTTTGAGCTGCTGCGCGTGCTGGGCAAGGGGGGCTATGGCAAG GTGTTCCAGGTGCGGAAGGTGCAAGGCACCAACTTGGGCAAAATATATGCCATGAAAGTCCTGAAGAAG GCCAAAATTGTGCGCAATGCCAAGGATACAGCGCACACGCGGGCCGAGCGGAACATTCTGGAGTCCGTGAAGCACCCCTTCATTGTGGAATTGGCTTATGCGTTCCAGACTGGCGGCAAGCTCTACCTCATCCTCGAGTGCCTCAGTG GCGGTGAGCTCTTCACACATCTGGAACGAGAAGGCATCTTCCTGGAGGACACGGCCTG TTTCTATCTGGCAGAGATCACCCTGGCCCTCGGACACCTCCACTCCCAGGGCATCATCTACCGAGACCTCAAACCTGAGAACATCATGCTCAGCAGCCAGG GTCACATCAAACTCACAGACTTTGGCCTCTGTAAGGAGTCGATTCACGAGGGTGCCATCACCCACACCTTCTGCGGCACCATCGA GGCCCCTGAAATCCTGGCGCGCAGTGGCCACAACCGGGCCGTGGACTGGTGGAGCCTGGGGACCCTGATGTACGACATGCTCACTGGATCG CCACCCTTTACGGCTGAGAACCGGAAAAAAACCATGGACAAGATCATCAAGGGGAAGCTGGTGCTGCCCCCCTACCTCACCCTGGACGCCCGGGATCTCATCAAAAAG TTTCTGAAACGGAATCCCAGCCAACGGATGGGGGGTGGCCCAGGGGATGCTGCTGATGTACAG AGGCACCCCTTCTTCCGGCACATCAATTGGGACGACCTCCTGGCCCGCCGCGTGGATCCCCCGTACAGGCCCTGTCTG CAGTCAGAAGAGGACGTGAGCCAGTTTGACACCCGCTTCACGCGGCAGACGCCAGTGGACAGTCCGGATGACACGGCCCTCAGCGAGAGCGCCAACCAGGCTTTCCTG GGCTTCACGTACGTGGCGCCCTCCGTCCTGGACAGCATCAAGGAGGGCTTCTCCTTCCAGCCCAAGCTGCGCTCCCCAAGGCGCCTCAACAGCAGCCCACGGACCCCCATCAG CCCCCTGAAGTTCTCCCCCTTTGAGGGGTTCCGGCCCAGCCCTGGCCCCCTGGAGCCTGGGGAGCCGCCTTTACCTCCACTCCTGCCGCCACTGCCGCCCCCTTCGACCAGCGCCCCCCTCCCCATCCGCCCCCCTTCCGGGGCCAAGAAGTCCAAGAGGAGCCGTGGGCGCCCCGGGCGCTAG
- the RPS6KB2 gene encoding ribosomal protein S6 kinase beta-2 isoform X1, which translates to MTYGLGPQPVSARPGTGPGARGAGASMAAVFDLDLETEEGSDGEGEPELSPADVCPIAELRAAGLEPVGHYEEVELTETSVNPGPERIGPHCFELLRVLGKGGYGKVFQVRKVQGTNLGKIYAMKVLKKAKIVRNAKDTAHTRAERNILESVKHPFIVELAYAFQTGGKLYLILECLSGGELFTHLEREGIFLEDTACFYLAEITLALGHLHSQGIIYRDLKPENIMLSSQGHIKLTDFGLCKESIHEGAITHTFCGTIEYMAPEILARSGHNRAVDWWSLGTLMYDMLTGSPPFTAENRKKTMDKIIKGKLVLPPYLTLDARDLIKKFLKRNPSQRMGGGPGDAADVQRHPFFRHINWDDLLARRVDPPYRPCLQSEEDVSQFDTRFTRQTPVDSPDDTALSESANQAFLGFTYVAPSVLDSIKEGFSFQPKLRSPRRLNSSPRTPISPLKFSPFEGFRPSPGPLEPGEPPLPPLLPPLPPPSTSAPLPIRPPSGAKKSKRSRGRPGR; encoded by the exons ATGACGTACGGGCTGGGGCCCCAGCCTGTCAGTGCGCGGCCAGGTACGGGCCCCGGGGCCCGCGGGGCCGGCGCCTCTATGGCGGCTGTGTTCGACCTGGACCTGGAGACCGAGGAAGGCAGCGACGGCGAGGGCGAACCAGAGCTCAGCCCGGCT GACGTGTGCCCCATTGCCGAGTTGCGGGCTGCTGGCCTGGA ACCCGTGGGACACTATGAAGAGGTGGAGCTGACGGAGACCAGCGTGAACCCCGGCCCTGAGCGCATCGGGCCCCACTGTTTTGAGCTGCTGCGCGTGCTGGGCAAGGGGGGCTATGGCAAG GTGTTCCAGGTGCGGAAGGTGCAAGGCACCAACTTGGGCAAAATATATGCCATGAAAGTCCTGAAGAAG GCCAAAATTGTGCGCAATGCCAAGGATACAGCGCACACGCGGGCCGAGCGGAACATTCTGGAGTCCGTGAAGCACCCCTTCATTGTGGAATTGGCTTATGCGTTCCAGACTGGCGGCAAGCTCTACCTCATCCTCGAGTGCCTCAGTG GCGGTGAGCTCTTCACACATCTGGAACGAGAAGGCATCTTCCTGGAGGACACGGCCTG TTTCTATCTGGCAGAGATCACCCTGGCCCTCGGACACCTCCACTCCCAGGGCATCATCTACCGAGACCTCAAACCTGAGAACATCATGCTCAGCAGCCAGG GTCACATCAAACTCACAGACTTTGGCCTCTGTAAGGAGTCGATTCACGAGGGTGCCATCACCCACACCTTCTGCGGCACCATCGAGTACAT GGCCCCTGAAATCCTGGCGCGCAGTGGCCACAACCGGGCCGTGGACTGGTGGAGCCTGGGGACCCTGATGTACGACATGCTCACTGGATCG CCACCCTTTACGGCTGAGAACCGGAAAAAAACCATGGACAAGATCATCAAGGGGAAGCTGGTGCTGCCCCCCTACCTCACCCTGGACGCCCGGGATCTCATCAAAAAG TTTCTGAAACGGAATCCCAGCCAACGGATGGGGGGTGGCCCAGGGGATGCTGCTGATGTACAG AGGCACCCCTTCTTCCGGCACATCAATTGGGACGACCTCCTGGCCCGCCGCGTGGATCCCCCGTACAGGCCCTGTCTG CAGTCAGAAGAGGACGTGAGCCAGTTTGACACCCGCTTCACGCGGCAGACGCCAGTGGACAGTCCGGATGACACGGCCCTCAGCGAGAGCGCCAACCAGGCTTTCCTG GGCTTCACGTACGTGGCGCCCTCCGTCCTGGACAGCATCAAGGAGGGCTTCTCCTTCCAGCCCAAGCTGCGCTCCCCAAGGCGCCTCAACAGCAGCCCACGGACCCCCATCAG CCCCCTGAAGTTCTCCCCCTTTGAGGGGTTCCGGCCCAGCCCTGGCCCCCTGGAGCCTGGGGAGCCGCCTTTACCTCCACTCCTGCCGCCACTGCCGCCCCCTTCGACCAGCGCCCCCCTCCCCATCCGCCCCCCTTCCGGGGCCAAGAAGTCCAAGAGGAGCCGTGGGCGCCCCGGGCGCTAG